The Epinephelus lanceolatus isolate andai-2023 chromosome 11, ASM4190304v1, whole genome shotgun sequence genome window below encodes:
- the sdf2 gene encoding stromal cell-derived factor 2 encodes MGNSDCAIHPNSLPTFLLLISCILGLSLGSELNFVTCGSVLKLLNIKHNVRLHSHDVRYGSGSGQQSVTGVTAVEDSNSYWSVRGTGDAVCHRGTPVKCGQTIRLTHVNTGRNLHSHYFASPLSSNQEVSAFGDEGEGDHLDEWTVQCGGSVWKREEAVRFRHKATDALLSVTGEQYGRPIHGQSEVHAMSSPSQHSLWKAMEGIFMKPSENPAGSRDYSHIHTEF; translated from the exons ATGGGTAACTCAGACTGTGCTATTCATCCAAACTCTCTACCAACGTTTTTATTATTGATATCTTGTATATTAGGTCTGTCACTCGGCTCGGAGCTGAATTTTGTGACATGCGGGTCTGTCCTTAAACTGTTGAATATAAAGCACAATGTGAGACTACACTCACACGACGTACGCTACGGGTCCG gtaGCGGGCAGCAGTCTGTAACAGGTGTGACTGCAGTAGAGGACAGTAACAGCTACTGGAGTGTCCGTGGGACAGGTGACGCCGTGTGCCATCGGGGAACCCCGGTCAAGTGTGGGCAGACGATCCGCCTCACTCATGTCAACACAGGGCGTAACCTGCACAGCCACTACTTCGCCTCCCCACTGTCCTCTAACCAG GAGGTGAGTGCATTTGGCGATGAAGGGGAAGGAGACCACCTGGACGAGTGGACAGTTCAATGCGGGGGCTCTGTTTGGAAGCGCGAGGAGGCCGTCCGCTTCCGTCACAAGGCCACCGATGCACTGCTGTCAGTGACAGGGGAGCAGTACGGACGGCCGATCCACGGTCAGAGTGAAGTTCACGCCATGTCGAGCCCCAGCCAGCACAGCCTGTGGAAAGCCATGGAGGGCATCTTTATGAAACCCAGTGAGAACCCAGCGGGCAGCCGAGACTacagtcacatacacacagagttCTGA